From the genome of Natronolimnobius baerhuensis:
GCCGTTCTCGTCGGCGATATCCATGATCGTCGGCCCGCCCATGCCCGGAATCACGTCGCGGACGGCCTCGAGTTCGGATTCGGGGACGTTCATCATCAGGTAGCGTTTGCCGTCGGCCTGTTTAACCGAGGCGAGTGCGGTGCGAACTTCCTCGACTTTCGTGTTTTCGACGACGTCATCGCGAGCAAAGAGTCGGACGGAACTCGCGAGGACCTCGTCGACGACGGCCAAGCGATTCATTTTCAGCGTCGTGCCGGTGCTCGTAATATCGACGATGGCATCGGCCATCTCGACGTGGGGCGTGAGTTCCGTCGCGCCAGATACTTCCACGATGTCGGGTTCGACGCCGGTGTCGGCGAAGAAATCCGCCGTGATGTTCGGGAACTCGGTCGCGACGGTTTTCCCCGCCAGATCGGCTACCTCCTCGATGTCGCCATCCTCGGGCGCAGCGAGGACGAGTCGACAGCGGCCGAACTCGAGGTCGAGCAACTCAGAAACGGTCTCGACGCGGGCTTCTTGGACCTGATCGTAGCCGGTGATACCCATCTCGGCTGCGCCGTCGGCGACGTACTCCGGAATGTCCGCTGCGCGAGCGAACAGTACCGATACGTCGGGGTCGACGGTATCGGCGTAGAGTTTCCGGTCGGCACCGTTCTCGAGATGGAGTCCCGCCCGCTCGAGAAGGTCGATTGTCGGCTCGTGCAGGCGGCCCTTGTTGGGAACGGCGATTCGCATTGGGCGAATAATTGGGTTGGGAGGGCAATTGTCTTTTCATGTCGCCCTCGGAAACCGCCGGAACCACGGCACTTTATTGGGCGACCAGCGTTGTGCTGTGTATGACGATCACTCACGATGGGCTCACCGTCTCGTGGCTCGGCTACGCAACCGCACGTCTCGAGGCCCCCGATGGAACCGTCGTCTACACCGATCCCGGCCGCTACGGCACACTCGAGGGGACCTGGGCGGACCAGTACGGCGATGCACCACATCCAAGCGGCCCGGCCTACGACGCCCAGGATGGCGACGTCGTCGTGGTCACACACGACCATCACTACGACAGCGACGGCGTCGAGCGCGTTGCCAGCGAGGACGCGACGATTGTCGTCTACGAGGACGTCTCGGCCGAGCGGATTACCGACGGCGGCCGCGATGTGGTCGAACCGGAGTCGCTGCCCTACGACATCGAGCGCGTCGGCTACGGCGACACCCTCTCTGTTGCGGGCGTCGACATCGACGTGATTCCGGCGTACAACCTCCCCGATGGCCCGAACGCACCCAACGGCGAGCCAATCCATCCGGAAGGGCTTGGCTGTGGGTTCGTCCTAACACTCGAGGGCACGCGCTGTTTCTGGACGGGCGACTCCGACGTCATCGACGAGCAGCAGGACCTCGAGGTGTCGCTGTTCATGCCCTCTATCGCCCAGAACTACACGATGGACCGCCACGACGCGGCCGACCTCGCCGAGACGCTCGAGCCGGATCTCGTGCTGCCGATTCATTACAACACGTTCGCGGAACTCGAGGCGGATTCGACGGCGTTCGCCGGCGACGTCGCGAGTCGTGGCATTCCGGTCGTGCTCGACGAAGGCTCGCTCGAGCACTGACGAGGGTCCGCGTCTCTGTCTCCGCGTCGATCAGTCCGGTCACTGTGGCGAGAACTCGGTTTTCGTCACTGTCGTAGAATCCACTCTTATTCGCTGTTCTTCCGGATAACCATCGCTTCGTGACCGGTCTTTCCAGCGTCCGTCGAATACCTAAAGGTGTATTAAGAGAATAAGCGTTCCCACCTACAATATAACTATTTGGTCTGTCTAATAAATAGGCTTATACACCGTCGACTGTCCAGCTATTGGTAGAATATGACTCAGTTCGTTGGGGCTAGAGCGGAAAACGATGGCAGTTGTGGAGTAGATCTGCGAACGGCATGCAATTCGGACAGACACAGGGCCGTCGGTGAGAGTGCATGATCCCCGGCAAGTGGAAGAACCTGCTGTTGGCGACGGCGATGTTCAACCTCGGCTTCGTCATTTGGTTCTCGTTCGCACCGTTTACCGGCGAGATCGCCGACGAATTCGGACTCTCGGTTGCCCAACTGGGGATCGTCTCGAGTGCAGCCGTCATCGCGGTGCCGCTCGGACGAATCATCATCGGCCCGCTGACGGACAAGTTCGGTGCGCCGATCACCGCCAGTGCGACGCTGATCGTCGTCGGCATCTTCTCGATCATCAGCGCCTACGCTCAGACCTACGAGGTCTTTACCGTCTCGCGGGTGATCGCCTCGCTCGCGGGAATTACCTTCGTCATTGGCATCCAACACGTCGCCCAGTGGTTCGAAGAGGAGAATCTGGGACTGGCCGAAGGGATCTTCGCCGGCGTTGGTAACGCTGGCGCAGGACTTGGGGCGTACTTTACGCTCCCGCGGATTTTCGGTGAGGGCTACGTCGGCCCGCTGTTCGATGCGAACTGGCGTGCCGCGTTCTTCTACACTGGCGTGATCGCCATCCTGCTGGGGATCATCTACCTCGTCTTCGGTCAGGCCGCAAAAACAGACGAGCGACGCCAGGCGTCAAAGCAGGGCGTGACGTTCAAGCAGTGGCTCTACATCGCCACGCGCCACGGCGCAGTCGTCCTCTCGGCAGCCTACGTCATGACCTTCGGCCTCGAGGTTGCAATGAACGGCTGGCTAGGAACGTACTACCGCGAAGGGTTCGGGCAGGGCGATATCGTGATCGCGGCGACGTTCGCAGCGACGTTCTCGATTGCGGCTGGCTTGCTCCGTCCGCTTGGGGGCTACATCAGTGACGTGGTCGCGCGCAAGGAGATGGAAATCCTGCCGTGGTTCGACGGCCGCTACCGCGAACAGTGGACGTTCGCGACGATGGCGTTCGTCGCGCTTGCGCTGGTCGGGATGACCGCTGCCGGTCTGACGGGGAACATTTACCTCGCCGTCGCTGCCGGCTTCCTCGTCGGCGTCGGCTGTGCGTTCTCCGAGGGCGCGATCTTCGCCCAGGTGCCCGCGATGTTCCCGAACAACTCCGGGACCGTTGCGGGCGTCGTCGGTGGCATCGGCACAGTCGGCGGCTCGATCTACCCGTTGATCTTCGCCGCGCCGTTCCTGCCGAACCTCCACGTCGGCTACGCACTCGTCGCCCTGACGATGATCCCAATCCTTGCACTCACCGCCTGGGTCTTCCAGCCCCAGATCGCCGAGAACGCAACCGAAGATGGCTGGCTCGTTACCGACGACCCTGCTGTTGCGACACAGAACGTTGCCTCGAGCGACGATTGAGCCATCTCGAGGCCGGAGTTACGTTCTGTACGTTCGGGCAATTACCTCTCCATATACGGAGAAAAGTAGACGGTCAAACAGGTTCTGGTGGACTGATCGCTTCCACATTTGAGAACTGCTGCGGAATCTATTTAATTGGGTAGCACCCTGCATGTACCGATGCGGCTCTCTACGGGCGTGCCCGGCTTCGACCGGTTGGTTAGCGGCGGGCTGTTGCGAGATCGCCTCTACATCGTCAGCGGCCCGCCCGGAAGCGGCAAGACGACGCTCTGCTCGCAGTTTCTCACCAAAGGGGCGTTCAACGGCGAAACCGGCCTCTACGTGAGCATGCACGAATCGCAGTCGGAACTCGCTCGAGACATGTCTTCGTTTCAGTTCGGCTTCGAGCAGGCGGTCAACGCGGGCCAGCTGAAGTTTATGGACGTCTTCGAGACCGAGACCAAGCGCTTTTTCGCCGGCTCTCGAGGCGCGGGCGACGGCCCCGATAGCGTCGAAGCCCTCTCGACCAAACTCGTCTCCTTTATCGACGCCAACGACATCGACCGCGTCGTCGTCGACTCGACGATGATCCTCGAGTACTTCTTTGCGAACGCACTCGAGGAACTGATCACGTTCATCACGACGCTCAAACGCGCCGACGCGACGGTGCTCGTCATCTCGGAGATGACCGATCCGACCTCCTACTCGGACGCCCAGTATCTCGCCCATGGGGTCCTCTTCATGCACAACTACCTCGAGTCCGGCGGCATGACTCGCGGCGTCCAGGTCATCAAAATGCGTGGCACCGAAATCGACTCGACGATCCGCCCACTCGAGTTTACCGACCGCGGACTGCGAGTCGACCCTGATGGGGAGGTCCAATCCTGATGTACGACCGCACCTTCGGTACGGACTGGGAAACACTCGAGGATGGCGACGAGGTGCTGCGCCGAGCGTTCACCCTTGGCGTTGCAGAGACACTTGGCGAGCGCCATCCCGAGGAGTTCGACCGCCTCGAGGACACTCTCGCCACGGCTTCTGATCGCCAGTTCCTCGAGATTGCCTACCAGCAGGGGATTCAGTACGTTCGCCAACTCGAGCCACAGGTCGACGACGAACAGCAGTTACGGACGTTCCTGGCCGACGAACTCGCCGAGATCGATCCCCTCGACAGATCGGAGTTGGAGTTCGAGTTTGACGAGAACGACGAGGATGAGAGCACCAACGGACTTCCTGACTCGCTGCGGGGATTCCGGATGGATACTCGTCCCGACGACAGCCGTGATCGAGTGCGACGGCCCGATCTGCTCGAGTAGCGGCGGCCTGACTTGCTCGAGTAGCGGCGACGTGGAACGAACCGATTTCAATCGTTCGGAATCGGGGTGGTTGATCGAACGTCACCCTCGAGACGTTCCGCGTAGTCGAGTCGACACTGACGCGCTTTTGAGGGAGTGACCACCTCGTCGTCAAAGTCGTCTGTGAGTGGCTCGTAGGCTGTGACGTCGAAGCCCATCCGCTCGAGGTACGCCCGAACTGCAGCCGATGACAGGCCGTCTCGAATCGCAGCGTCGACGTACTCCTGGACCGCGTCGAACTCGGGCAGGACGAACTCGTCGTCGGTTATCCGGCCGTTGTCACCCTCGATGCGGACCTCGGCGTCCAGCAGCCGTTCGACAGTGTCTGCGAGATCGCCAGCCAACTGGACGACGTGACTCGGAAGCGCCGTATCGGGTGAGCGCCATTCGACTGTCGAAAACTCGTTCCGAAGTTGGACTGGCGTCCAGACCGCGCTCTCCGGCTCGAAGTTCGACTCGATTGTCGCTCGGTCACTGCCCGCCTCGAGCGCTGCCGTCACGAACTCCTCATACCGATCCTCGAGTCGCTGGTTCCAGTCGGCAGTATCGTCGACGTACGGCCACAGCCGCCCTTGATGCGGGAGCGAGTCATACGCCATCCAGCGGTACAGTTTCGAGCGGGCACCAGTCGCGAGGTGTCGCCCTTGGAAGTACGGTGAGGAGTTGACGAGCGCCAGCGCGGGGTCAAGCGCGATGAGCGTATTCAACTGCTCGGCCGCTCGGCCCGGTTGCTGTTCGACGTGGATGTGGGTCCCCGCACAGTGGCGGACGTATTCGAACGGCTCGCCAATGACGCGGTTCTGGATCTGCGTTCGATCACTCTCGAGTTCTTGGATCTCCTCGCGAGTGATCGGCGTTGCGAGCGGAACGAGTCCTTTTCCCACCTCGTCCGCGCACTGCAGTACCCGACTGATTCGCTCGAACAGTTCCTCGCGCAGTTGCGCCGTCGTCTCACACGGCGTTGTTTTGATCTCGAGTACCGGCTCGACGAACTCCCGTTCAGCGCCCGGTGTTGCGTCGACAAGTGCTCCCGGTTCCACCAGCCGACCCTCGTCGTCGATGACCCAGTACTCGACTTCGATGCTCCGACGTATTGGGTTCGATTCAGTACGTGACACGGTCTCTCTGTGCTTTCAGTGGCGGTTTTATCAGTTTCTGCCGCCCGCTGTTAGGGTCTGTTCGTGACTCACTTGTCGCCGACCATTTGGTATGTTAACACTAGTCACGTTTGATGGGTATATACGCCACAATAAAAATTTGTGGTTAGCTGTGATTTTTGATCGCCACTCGAGCAGCGGACATCGGGTCTGCCGGGAACGCCCGACACCGGTTTGAACGTGGGTCACCTCGGTTCTCGTATGACGAGACGTGCGCACCTCGAGATTACGGGGATGTCGTGTTCGACGTGTTCGGGGACTGTCGAGGACGCGGTGGGCGACCTCGAGGGCGTCGAGGAAGCGAGTGCGAACTACGCGACTGACGAGGGGACGGTGGCGTACGATCCAGAGCGAGTGTCACTGGCTGATATTTACGACGCCATCGAGGAGGCAGGCTACGAGGCCGCTGCTGAGACGGAGTCACTGACCGTGATGGGAATGTCGTGTTCGACCTGCTCGGAGACTGTCGGTGAGGCCATCTCCGATCTTCCGGGCGTCATTCGGTCCGACGTGAACTTCGCTTCTGACGAGGCCCGCGTCCGGTACAACCCGTCCGACGTATCACTCGGCGAAATTTCTGCAGCCATCGAGGAGGCGGGCTACGACCCAGTCCGTGACGACCTCGAGGAGACCCAGGGCGCGAGCCAGCGCGAGCGGGCCGTTGAGAAAGAGCTTCGTCGACAGCGCCGGCTGGTGATCGGCGGTGGCCTGTTGACGCTGCCGTTCGTCCCGATCATGCTCGCAATGTTGGGGCTGATGGAACTTCCCCACCTGGGAACCGTCGATCTGGGCGTCGTGACGGTCTCCGCGATGGGACTGGGAGAGTTCGTCCTCGCAACAGCCTTGATGGCCACGCTGGGCAAGGAGTTCCTCGTCGGTGCCTACCGGGCATTCTCGCACAATCGGCGCGCGAATATGGACACGCTGGTCGCGCTCGGCACCAGCGCGGGCTACATCTATAGCACGGCCCTGCTGTTCAGCTTGATCGCCGGCGCGGGGCTGTACTTCGAGGCCGTCGCCTTCATCCTCTGGTTCATCACGCTCGGCAACTGGCTCGAGGTGCGTTCGAAGGCCCGTGCAGGCAACGCGTTGCGGGAGTTGCTACAAATGGAGGCAGACGAAGCCACCATCGTCGTCGACGGAGAGGAACGGCAGGTGCCACTCGAGGACGTCGAGCCGGGCGACGTGTTGAAGGTCCGGCCGGGCGAAAAGATTCCGACGGATGGCGTGGTCGTTGACGGCCAGAGTGCGGTCGACGAGTCGATGCTGACAGGCGAGTCCGTCCCAGTCGAAAAAGGCGACGGCGACGAGGTCGTCGGCTCGACGATCAACGAAAACGGCGTGTTGCTCGTGGAGGCGACGAACGTCGGCTCCGAGACGGCCATCCAGCAAATCGTCGACCGGGTCAAGGAAGCCCAGTCGCGCCAGCCCGAAATTCAGCGCCTAGTCGACACGGTCAGCGCCTACTTTGTGCCTGCAGTGATCGTTAACGCCATCTTCTGGGCGCTGCTATGGTTTGCCTTCCCCGACGCACTGTATGGCGTCTCCGCCGCGCTCGGCTCGTGGATTCCGATTCTCGAGCCAGTCGGCGGCGGCCCCGTCGTGGGCGGCGTGCCCGTCCTCGAGTTCTCGGTGATCGTGCTCGCGTCGTCCTTACTGATCGCCTGTCCCTGTGCGCTCGGGCTGGCGACGCCCGCAGCGACGATGGTCGGTTCGACGCTTTCGGCGACGAACGGTGTGCTGTTCAAAGGCGGCGACGTCCTCGAGCAGGTTCGCGGCATCGACACCATCGTCTTCGACAAGACGGGGACGCTGACCCATGGCGAAATGACGCTCACTGACGTCGAACTCGTCGGAGAACAGGCAACACCCGACGGCGGCGTCGTTACCGAAGCGGATCGAGACGACGACCTCGAGTCATTGGTCCTCGGTGCGGCGGCGACCGCCGAATCCGGCTCCGAGCACCCAATCGCGCGGGCAATCGTCGATGGTGCGACTGATCGCGACGTTACCGTCGGCGAGGTCAGCGAGTTCGAGAACGTTCCCGGCCACGGCATTCGCGCTGAAACCGAGCGTGGAAGCGTTCTGATCGGCCGCCGCAAACTGCTGGCAGACGCGGGAATTGACACCGAGCCAGCGGAAGAGACGTTGACGCGCCTCGAGCGCGAGGGGAAGACGGCGATGCCGGTTGCGGTCGACGGCGAATTACTGGGTGTGCTCGCAGTCGCCGACGAGGTCCGCGAGAGCGCGACGGAAACGGTTGCAGCCCTGCGCGAGCGCGGCACCGAGGTCGTGATGCTCACCGGCGACAACGAGCGCACGGCGAAAGCGGTCGCCGAGCAGGTCGGAATCGACCCCGAAAACGTCCGTGCCGAAGTGCTACCGGAGGACAAAGCGGATCACGTCGAGGACCTGCAAGCGGGTGGCAGGCGGGTGATGATGGTCGGCGATGGCGTCAACGACGCGCCCGCGCTGACCACCGCGCAGGTCGGCGTCGCCATCGGCTCCGGCACTGACGTCGCAATCGAATCTGCCGACGTAACGCTGATGCGAGACGATCCCGCCGACGTCCTGAAAGCCGTCCGAATCTCGGAGGCGACGATTTCGAAGGTCCGCCAGAACCTCTTCTGGGCGTTTATTTACAACATGACGCTCATTCCAATCGCCTCGCTCGGGCTGCTCAATCCCGCACTCGCCGGGCTAGCAATGGCTGCCTCGAGCGTGAGCGTCATGGCAAACAGCCTCTCGTTCGCAAACTACGACCCCCACGAGGAGTACCGCCCGCTCGTGTTGCGCCCGCTCGCGTGGATTCGCGGTGGCCGCTGAGAACGCGATCATACGACCCAGTTGCGGTCTCAGGGCAGTTCCGGGCCGGTTCCGGCACCATTCTCGAGTTGTGCTTCGAACAGTGCCTCGAGCAGGGCTGGCGTCACGTAGGCTTCGACGAACGCCGCGAGGACGAGCAAGAGCCACGCGAAGAGGACGAATGCGACGGTTCGAGCGACGTAGGGTTTCGTAAAGAATTGCTCTCGAGAGCCGACGAGGCGCTGGCCAAAGCGATAGACGATCTGGAAGCCGACACCGCCGGCGATGAAGATTGCCGGGAGTTCGAAGATGCCGTGGGGGGCAATCCCGATGATGATGAAGTCGATCCCAATCTCGTTGGCCGCGGACGCACCGATGTTACCGAGAATGACGCCGTTGAAGATCATCACGAACGCGGTCAGCAAGCCGACCGTCAGTGCGCCTGCGATGGCCATCAGGAACGCCTGCGTGTTGTTGACGATGAAGAAGGTCGCGGTAAGTTCGAGTTCACCCGTCTCCTCATCGGCTTCGGGGAAGAGTTCTTCCTCGAACTCCTCGATCAACTCGGCGACCATCTCGAGTAAGTCGAATCCTGCGGCGAGCAGCGCAACGCCGATGAGCGTCCCGAACGCGAACAGGCCGGTCGCGAACCAGACGGCGCGTCGGTTTTCCGCCCAGCCCCTCGAGAGTCGCCGGATGAGGTCGTTGTTGCCGGTCTGGGGCAGGGCAGCGAGTGCGGCAAAGACAACGCCGAGGACGGCTGAGCCAAGCGCCGGCTCGAGTGCGCGATCACCCTCGAGCGTCACCAGGATGAACAGGGTTGTCGCGAACGAGACGGCTGCGAGAGTGGCGAACATCGCCGTCCAGTTTCGAATCGCGTTCGGGCCGGGGTCCGGTCCGGGCTCGGGTGCTGTCTGCTCCGGGTCGCGACCAGGTGGTCCGCTCACGTCAGTATCGGAGCGGTCCTCGAGGTCCATCCGAATTCGGTCCGACCGATCTTCGCGTTCCTCGGCCGACTGCCCGGTGGTGTCGCCTGCGCGTGACTGTTCATCCGGTGGCTGTTGGTCGGGTCCGAACTCGAACCCACCCGCGTCATCGGAGCGGCCACGGTCGTCTCTCTCGTCTCCGCCCGTGTCATCTCCATTCCCGGCTCCGTTCATACACCCTCATTGGACAAAAGAACGAATAAATCCGCCGACC
Proteins encoded in this window:
- the hisG gene encoding ATP phosphoribosyltransferase, translated to MRIAVPNKGRLHEPTIDLLERAGLHLENGADRKLYADTVDPDVSVLFARAADIPEYVADGAAEMGITGYDQVQEARVETVSELLDLEFGRCRLVLAAPEDGDIEEVADLAGKTVATEFPNITADFFADTGVEPDIVEVSGATELTPHVEMADAIVDITSTGTTLKMNRLAVVDEVLASSVRLFARDDVVENTKVEEVRTALASVKQADGKRYLMMNVPESELEAVRDVIPGMGGPTIMDIADENGNGKVAVHAVVDESDVFETITEVKKAGASDILVTEIERLVE
- a CDS encoding MBL fold metallo-hydrolase, producing the protein MTITHDGLTVSWLGYATARLEAPDGTVVYTDPGRYGTLEGTWADQYGDAPHPSGPAYDAQDGDVVVVTHDHHYDSDGVERVASEDATIVVYEDVSAERITDGGRDVVEPESLPYDIERVGYGDTLSVAGVDIDVIPAYNLPDGPNAPNGEPIHPEGLGCGFVLTLEGTRCFWTGDSDVIDEQQDLEVSLFMPSIAQNYTMDRHDAADLAETLEPDLVLPIHYNTFAELEADSTAFAGDVASRGIPVVLDEGSLEH
- a CDS encoding MFS transporter; amino-acid sequence: MIPGKWKNLLLATAMFNLGFVIWFSFAPFTGEIADEFGLSVAQLGIVSSAAVIAVPLGRIIIGPLTDKFGAPITASATLIVVGIFSIISAYAQTYEVFTVSRVIASLAGITFVIGIQHVAQWFEEENLGLAEGIFAGVGNAGAGLGAYFTLPRIFGEGYVGPLFDANWRAAFFYTGVIAILLGIIYLVFGQAAKTDERRQASKQGVTFKQWLYIATRHGAVVLSAAYVMTFGLEVAMNGWLGTYYREGFGQGDIVIAATFAATFSIAAGLLRPLGGYISDVVARKEMEILPWFDGRYREQWTFATMAFVALALVGMTAAGLTGNIYLAVAAGFLVGVGCAFSEGAIFAQVPAMFPNNSGTVAGVVGGIGTVGGSIYPLIFAAPFLPNLHVGYALVALTMIPILALTAWVFQPQIAENATEDGWLVTDDPAVATQNVASSDD
- a CDS encoding RAD55 family ATPase, producing MRLSTGVPGFDRLVSGGLLRDRLYIVSGPPGSGKTTLCSQFLTKGAFNGETGLYVSMHESQSELARDMSSFQFGFEQAVNAGQLKFMDVFETETKRFFAGSRGAGDGPDSVEALSTKLVSFIDANDIDRVVVDSTMILEYFFANALEELITFITTLKRADATVLVISEMTDPTSYSDAQYLAHGVLFMHNYLESGGMTRGVQVIKMRGTEIDSTIRPLEFTDRGLRVDPDGEVQS
- a CDS encoding glutamate-cysteine ligase family protein, whose translation is MSRTESNPIRRSIEVEYWVIDDEGRLVEPGALVDATPGAEREFVEPVLEIKTTPCETTAQLREELFERISRVLQCADEVGKGLVPLATPITREEIQELESDRTQIQNRVIGEPFEYVRHCAGTHIHVEQQPGRAAEQLNTLIALDPALALVNSSPYFQGRHLATGARSKLYRWMAYDSLPHQGRLWPYVDDTADWNQRLEDRYEEFVTAALEAGSDRATIESNFEPESAVWTPVQLRNEFSTVEWRSPDTALPSHVVQLAGDLADTVERLLDAEVRIEGDNGRITDDEFVLPEFDAVQEYVDAAIRDGLSSAAVRAYLERMGFDVTAYEPLTDDFDDEVVTPSKARQCRLDYAERLEGDVRSTTPIPND
- a CDS encoding heavy metal translocating P-type ATPase — its product is MSCSTCSGTVEDAVGDLEGVEEASANYATDEGTVAYDPERVSLADIYDAIEEAGYEAAAETESLTVMGMSCSTCSETVGEAISDLPGVIRSDVNFASDEARVRYNPSDVSLGEISAAIEEAGYDPVRDDLEETQGASQRERAVEKELRRQRRLVIGGGLLTLPFVPIMLAMLGLMELPHLGTVDLGVVTVSAMGLGEFVLATALMATLGKEFLVGAYRAFSHNRRANMDTLVALGTSAGYIYSTALLFSLIAGAGLYFEAVAFILWFITLGNWLEVRSKARAGNALRELLQMEADEATIVVDGEERQVPLEDVEPGDVLKVRPGEKIPTDGVVVDGQSAVDESMLTGESVPVEKGDGDEVVGSTINENGVLLVEATNVGSETAIQQIVDRVKEAQSRQPEIQRLVDTVSAYFVPAVIVNAIFWALLWFAFPDALYGVSAALGSWIPILEPVGGGPVVGGVPVLEFSVIVLASSLLIACPCALGLATPAATMVGSTLSATNGVLFKGGDVLEQVRGIDTIVFDKTGTLTHGEMTLTDVELVGEQATPDGGVVTEADRDDDLESLVLGAAATAESGSEHPIARAIVDGATDRDVTVGEVSEFENVPGHGIRAETERGSVLIGRRKLLADAGIDTEPAEETLTRLEREGKTAMPVAVDGELLGVLAVADEVRESATETVAALRERGTEVVMLTGDNERTAKAVAEQVGIDPENVRAEVLPEDKADHVEDLQAGGRRVMMVGDGVNDAPALTTAQVGVAIGSGTDVAIESADVTLMRDDPADVLKAVRISEATISKVRQNLFWAFIYNMTLIPIASLGLLNPALAGLAMAASSVSVMANSLSFANYDPHEEYRPLVLRPLAWIRGGR
- a CDS encoding stage II sporulation protein M, which produces MNGAGNGDDTGGDERDDRGRSDDAGGFEFGPDQQPPDEQSRAGDTTGQSAEEREDRSDRIRMDLEDRSDTDVSGPPGRDPEQTAPEPGPDPGPNAIRNWTAMFATLAAVSFATTLFILVTLEGDRALEPALGSAVLGVVFAALAALPQTGNNDLIRRLSRGWAENRRAVWFATGLFAFGTLIGVALLAAGFDLLEMVAELIEEFEEELFPEADEETGELELTATFFIVNNTQAFLMAIAGALTVGLLTAFVMIFNGVILGNIGASAANEIGIDFIIIGIAPHGIFELPAIFIAGGVGFQIVYRFGQRLVGSREQFFTKPYVARTVAFVLFAWLLLVLAAFVEAYVTPALLEALFEAQLENGAGTGPELP